In Streptomyces dangxiongensis, one DNA window encodes the following:
- a CDS encoding TerD family protein — MTPGSNISLSAARVTVDVAAPVRLDVSGLLLTADGKVRSDDDFIFYNQPTGPGVTYRSGGGSAPDTVTVDTAAVPPDIEKIVVTASPDAAGRTFQGVEPTATIRNADDGAVLATFTPPQLGTETALVVVEVYRRGGAWKARAVGQGYADGLAGIATDFGVTVEEPTPATTPAPAATPAPVAPAAQVAPPAPAASVPAPSAAPAPGAGKINLDKGRVSLEKRQTVSLVKDGRPLLSQVRMGLGWEPAFRGRDIDLDASVIAYGPQRDHIDSCYFGKLTILNGSVKHSGDNLTGEGGGDDEVIVVDLGRLPQEVSGLVFTVNSFSGQKFTEVAKAYCRLVDAATDEELVRFDLTGAEPRTGVLMAKLVRQFSGEWDMTALGDFVKARTVRNMVDPGANAL; from the coding sequence ATGACCCCTGGCTCGAACATCTCCCTCTCGGCCGCGCGCGTGACGGTGGACGTCGCCGCTCCGGTGCGGCTCGACGTGTCGGGCCTGCTGCTCACCGCCGACGGCAAGGTGCGTTCCGACGACGATTTCATCTTCTACAACCAGCCGACGGGCCCGGGCGTGACCTACCGCTCCGGTGGCGGCTCGGCCCCGGACACGGTCACGGTCGACACCGCCGCCGTGCCGCCGGACATCGAGAAGATCGTCGTCACGGCCAGCCCGGACGCGGCCGGCCGGACCTTCCAGGGCGTCGAGCCGACGGCGACGATCAGGAACGCGGACGACGGCGCGGTGCTGGCCACGTTCACCCCGCCGCAGCTCGGCACCGAGACGGCGCTGGTGGTCGTGGAGGTCTACCGCCGGGGCGGCGCGTGGAAGGCGCGCGCCGTCGGCCAGGGGTACGCCGACGGACTGGCCGGCATCGCGACGGACTTCGGCGTGACGGTCGAGGAGCCGACCCCGGCCACGACCCCGGCCCCGGCCGCGACGCCGGCCCCCGTCGCGCCCGCGGCTCAGGTCGCGCCCCCGGCGCCGGCCGCGTCCGTGCCCGCGCCGTCCGCCGCCCCCGCACCGGGCGCCGGCAAGATCAACCTGGACAAGGGCCGGGTCAGCCTGGAGAAGAGGCAGACCGTGTCCCTGGTCAAGGACGGCCGGCCGCTGCTCTCCCAGGTGCGGATGGGCCTCGGCTGGGAACCGGCGTTCCGCGGCAGGGACATCGACCTGGACGCCTCGGTCATCGCCTACGGACCGCAGCGCGACCACATCGACAGCTGCTACTTCGGCAAGCTGACGATCCTGAACGGCTCGGTCAAGCACTCCGGTGACAACCTCACCGGCGAGGGCGGGGGCGACGACGAGGTCATCGTGGTCGACCTCGGCCGCCTCCCCCAGGAGGTCTCCGGCCTGGTCTTCACGGTGAACTCCTTCTCGGGCCAGAAGTTCACGGAGGTGGCGAAGGCCTACTGCCGCCTCGTCGACGCCGCGACCGACGAGGAACTGGTCCGCTTCGACCTCACCGGCGCCGAGCCGCGGACCGGCGTGCTGATGGCCAAGCTGGTCCGGCAGTTCTCCGGTGAGTGGGACATGACGGCACTGGGCGACTTCGTGAAGGCGCGCACGGTACGGAACATGGTGGACCCGGGAGCGAACGCGCTGTAG
- a CDS encoding NAD-dependent epimerase/dehydratase family protein gives MPAPRTLLLTGAAGGLGTLMRSLLPEYGYTLRLFDVRPVEDAPDAITADLTDTEALRKAVRGVDAVLHLAGISLEAPFEKILRSNIEGTYNLYEAARQEGVPRIVFASSNHAVGFTPAPRAGEPLIPVTTPRRPDTFYGLSKCFGEDLAQLYWDKHGLETVSVRIGSCFPEPTSVRMLSVWMSPADGARLFHAALTAEDVGHTVVHGSSANTRLWWDLGSARALGYEPRDDSEPYAAKLIAEQGEPDPENPAHTRLGGHFVNDPPIWPY, from the coding sequence ATGCCCGCTCCCCGTACCCTCCTGCTCACCGGTGCCGCCGGCGGGCTCGGCACCCTCATGCGGTCCCTGCTGCCGGAGTACGGCTACACGCTGCGCCTGTTCGACGTGCGTCCCGTCGAGGACGCGCCGGACGCGATCACCGCGGACCTCACCGACACCGAGGCGCTGCGCAAGGCGGTGCGCGGCGTGGACGCCGTCCTCCACCTCGCGGGCATCTCCCTTGAGGCGCCCTTCGAGAAGATCCTGCGGTCGAACATCGAGGGCACCTACAACCTGTACGAGGCCGCCCGCCAGGAGGGTGTGCCGCGGATCGTGTTCGCCTCCTCCAACCACGCCGTCGGCTTCACACCGGCCCCGCGCGCGGGCGAGCCGCTGATCCCGGTCACCACCCCGCGCCGCCCGGACACCTTCTACGGCCTGTCGAAGTGCTTCGGCGAGGACCTGGCCCAGCTCTACTGGGACAAGCACGGCCTGGAGACGGTCTCGGTGCGCATCGGCTCCTGCTTCCCGGAGCCGACCAGCGTCCGCATGCTCTCGGTGTGGATGAGCCCGGCCGACGGGGCCCGCCTCTTCCACGCGGCCCTGACCGCCGAGGACGTCGGCCACACCGTGGTCCACGGCTCCTCCGCCAACACGCGCCTGTGGTGGGACCTGGGCAGCGCGCGGGCCCTCGGCTACGAGCCGCGGGACGACTCCGAGCCGTACGCCGCCAAGCTGATCGCCGAACAGGGCGAGCCGGACCCCGAGAACCCGGCCCACACCCGTCTGGGCGGGCACTTCGTGAACGACCCGCCGATCTGGCCGTACTGA